One Gemmatimonadota bacterium genomic window carries:
- the hemH gene encoding ferrochelatase produces KLEDVEPYLLDVRGHRETPREIVEEVRERYHRIGGRSPILEQTWAQAAALEAALNRGGEGRRGATGGEGDEEPRFRAFVGMRHWHPLIAGTLADMAAAGIRRAVGLAMAPHYSRLSIGAYFRKVEEAGAGIAVAAIERWGLLPGYLDALAQHVRAALERFPAQARDEVGVIFTAHSLPQRILDWGDPYPQELRATVEAVMQRLGPRPHEFAFQSAAMTPDPWLGPDAGEVIERWAAEGRRHILIAPIGFVTEHVEILYDVDIVFREQAAALGVHLERIDMLGTAPRMIEGLAALVRERAQEAGWL; encoded by the coding sequence CAAGCTGGAGGATGTGGAGCCGTATCTGCTGGACGTACGCGGCCATCGCGAGACGCCGCGCGAGATTGTGGAGGAGGTGCGGGAGCGCTATCACCGCATCGGCGGCCGCTCGCCGATCCTCGAGCAGACTTGGGCACAGGCCGCCGCACTGGAGGCGGCGCTGAATCGAGGGGGGGAGGGCCGGCGTGGCGCGACCGGTGGTGAAGGCGACGAGGAACCCCGCTTCCGCGCCTTCGTGGGCATGCGCCACTGGCACCCGCTCATCGCCGGGACACTGGCGGACATGGCGGCCGCGGGCATCCGGCGCGCCGTCGGGCTGGCCATGGCTCCCCATTACTCGCGTCTGAGCATCGGCGCCTACTTCCGGAAAGTGGAGGAGGCCGGCGCCGGCATCGCGGTCGCGGCCATCGAGCGCTGGGGTCTGCTGCCCGGATATCTGGATGCGCTGGCGCAGCACGTACGCGCGGCACTGGAGCGCTTCCCCGCCCAGGCGCGCGACGAGGTCGGCGTCATCTTCACGGCGCACAGCCTGCCCCAGCGGATCCTGGACTGGGGGGATCCTTACCCGCAGGAGCTGCGCGCCACAGTCGAGGCGGTGATGCAGCGGCTGGGCCCCCGCCCGCACGAGTTCGCCTTCCAGAGCGCGGCCATGACGCCCGACCCCTGGCTCGGCCCGGATGCGGGGGAGGTGATCGAGCGCTGGGCAGCCGAGGGGCGGCGCCATATCCTGATTGCCCCCATCGGCTTCGTCACCGAGCACGTCGAGATCCTGTACGACGTGGACATCGTGTTCCGCGAGCAGGCGGCCGCGCTGGGCGTCCACCTCGAGCGCATCGACATGCTGGGTACTGCGCCGCGAATGATCGAGGGGCTGGCGGCTCTGGTCCGCGAGCGGGCGCAGGAGGCGGGGTGGCTGTAA